One part of the Tunicatimonas pelagia genome encodes these proteins:
- a CDS encoding undecaprenyl-phosphate glucose phosphotransferase, which translates to MDFLHKLKRSHYSKSLLTALLLIDILIIIVSFRLSFNQLSVDTSEYLPVYQPFLVITVLLWVVTSLFCDVYQTSNLRKISTILISTLLSSLLSGGGVAIYVLFLQQYQFPSHFLLSFSIISVASLILIKVLLFIGYKRYRSLDKNRKKVIIIGYTDTGKNLYSYFVQEQPLGYKFMGFFDDGLKFVNNENDYRGNLSRVKQFCLSENIDEIYYALPNKVSYVKDIAKFADDNYIYFGIVQDAGGLDQMSIDTQLYDNGRIPILSPRRDPLKIFYNRQIKRAFDIAFSFAVILLLFPFILPPIAILIRLDSPGPTFFKQLRSGRNGKPFWCYKFRTMKVNNEANSKQAEKNDSRITKIGQFLRKTSLDELPQFFNVFLGDMSVVGPRPHMLKHTEEYSEIIENFKVRHFINSGITGYAQVNGFRGETKDDELMKKRVEYDTWYLENWSLSLDIRIIFQTVWNAVKGEENAY; encoded by the coding sequence ATGGATTTCTTACATAAGCTTAAAAGAAGTCATTATTCAAAGTCACTACTCACTGCCCTCTTGCTGATTGATATTTTGATAATTATCGTCTCATTTAGATTATCATTTAATCAATTATCAGTAGATACTTCTGAGTATTTACCCGTATATCAGCCATTCTTAGTCATTACCGTTTTACTATGGGTGGTTACATCACTTTTTTGTGATGTATATCAAACTAGTAATCTGAGGAAAATATCCACAATTTTAATCAGTACCCTCTTAAGCTCGTTACTGAGTGGCGGCGGTGTAGCCATCTATGTCTTATTTTTACAACAGTATCAGTTTCCTAGCCATTTTCTACTGTCGTTTTCAATAATTTCAGTGGCCTCGCTAATATTAATCAAAGTACTATTGTTTATTGGTTACAAACGGTACCGCTCACTCGACAAAAACAGGAAGAAGGTTATTATCATTGGATATACGGATACTGGAAAAAACCTTTATAGTTACTTTGTACAAGAACAGCCGCTAGGATACAAATTCATGGGCTTTTTCGATGATGGTCTAAAATTCGTCAATAATGAGAATGATTATCGGGGCAATTTGAGCCGGGTAAAGCAATTCTGCTTATCCGAGAATATTGATGAGATATATTATGCACTACCTAATAAGGTTTCTTACGTGAAAGATATTGCCAAATTTGCTGATGATAATTATATCTATTTTGGCATAGTGCAAGATGCTGGTGGACTAGATCAAATGAGTATTGATACGCAGCTCTACGACAACGGGCGAATTCCAATATTATCGCCTCGCCGCGATCCGCTCAAGATCTTTTACAACCGACAAATTAAAAGAGCTTTTGATATTGCGTTTTCTTTTGCAGTAATTTTGCTTCTTTTCCCTTTTATTCTGCCTCCTATTGCTATTCTTATTAGACTAGATTCGCCAGGACCAACGTTTTTTAAGCAACTGCGAAGCGGTAGAAATGGTAAGCCCTTTTGGTGTTACAAGTTTCGTACTATGAAAGTGAACAACGAAGCTAATTCCAAACAGGCCGAAAAGAACGACTCGCGAATTACCAAGATAGGGCAGTTTCTTAGGAAGACTAGCTTAGATGAACTCCCTCAGTTTTTTAATGTATTTTTAGGCGATATGTCAGTAGTAGGTCCTCGCCCTCATATGCTGAAACACACTGAAGAGTATTCTGAAATTATCGAGAATTTTAAGGTGCGACATTTTATTAATTCTGGAATTACAGGATATGCTCAAGTGAACGGTTTTAGAGGAGAAACTAAAGATGACGAGTTGATGAAGAAGCGAGTGGAGTATGATACGTGGTACTTAGAGAATTGGAGTCTTTCATTAGACATTAGAATTATATTCCAAACAGTATGGAATGCAGTAAAAGGAGAAGAAAATGCATATTAA
- the pth gene encoding aminoacyl-tRNA hydrolase: MKYLIVGLGNPGPKYELTRHNIGFLTLDRLAEQHQSAFEVGRLAEVAEVKHKGRALHLIKPTTFMNLSGKAVNYWLQELKIPKERLLVLTDDIALPFGTLRMRAKGSSAGHNGLKNIEQLTGGQNYARLRMGVGDDFHKGQQVDYVLSQFPREELDQLPEVMDRAGEMILSFCTIGVDRTMSQYNG, translated from the coding sequence ATGAAATACCTGATTGTAGGACTAGGCAACCCTGGTCCGAAGTACGAACTCACTCGCCATAATATTGGCTTTCTAACGCTAGATCGCCTAGCAGAACAACATCAGTCAGCTTTTGAAGTGGGGCGACTCGCTGAAGTTGCTGAGGTAAAGCACAAAGGTCGAGCTTTGCACCTAATAAAGCCCACTACCTTTATGAACCTGAGTGGCAAAGCTGTGAATTATTGGCTGCAGGAATTAAAAATTCCGAAAGAACGATTGCTGGTACTTACTGATGATATTGCTTTACCGTTTGGAACGCTTCGGATGCGAGCCAAGGGATCGAGTGCAGGTCATAATGGCTTGAAAAATATTGAGCAGCTTACCGGAGGGCAAAATTACGCTCGCTTGCGAATGGGAGTAGGCGATGATTTTCATAAAGGACAGCAGGTAGACTATGTGCTAAGTCAGTTTCCTCGGGAAGAATTGGATCAGTTGCCCGAAGTAATGGATCGAGCTGGTGAAATGATTCTTTCCTTTTGTACTATTGGTGTTGATCGTACTATGAGTCAATATAACGGCTGA
- a CDS encoding nucleotide sugar dehydrogenase, with protein MKISVFGLGYVGAVSCACFAKSGHHVIGVDVNQKKVDLINGGNSPIVEKDLDEYIAEGVEKGTIKATTDIHSAVQNSDISIVCVGTPSQINGNIDLSYIYRVCEDIAESIKTKDSYHTVVIRSTVVPGTIQECAQIIEGVSGKKHIEDFGVASNPEFLRESTAIYDFWNPPYTIIGTNSPKSEEQLEELYRPIDAPVFKLKPEESEMIKYTNNNFHALKITFANEIGNICKELGVDGHKVMEVVARDTKLNLSPYYMKPGFAFGGSCLPKDVRGLNYRAQLLDVSTPLLNSLLPSNTYQVQRGLQMVYNTGKKKVAFLGFAFKAGTDDLRESPMVDMIETLLGKGYSLSLYDNNISLSKLMGKNKDYLTGHIPHITRLLKDNIQEVISDAEVIIIGNKSPEFREVLSEIRPDQIVIDLVRIDKEKVTNENYVGICW; from the coding sequence ATGAAAATTAGCGTATTCGGATTGGGTTATGTGGGTGCTGTTTCATGTGCCTGTTTTGCTAAGAGCGGACACCATGTTATAGGAGTAGATGTCAACCAAAAGAAAGTTGATTTAATTAATGGTGGAAACTCTCCGATCGTAGAGAAAGATTTAGATGAATACATTGCTGAAGGAGTTGAAAAAGGTACCATCAAAGCAACTACCGATATTCATAGTGCTGTTCAAAACTCAGATATATCTATTGTTTGCGTAGGAACGCCCAGCCAGATCAACGGAAATATTGATTTATCTTATATTTACCGAGTATGTGAAGATATTGCTGAATCAATAAAGACCAAAGACTCTTATCATACTGTTGTTATTCGTAGCACGGTAGTGCCAGGTACTATTCAGGAGTGTGCTCAGATAATAGAAGGAGTTTCAGGAAAGAAGCATATTGAAGACTTTGGAGTGGCTTCTAACCCTGAATTTTTACGAGAGAGTACCGCAATCTATGACTTCTGGAACCCTCCCTACACTATAATAGGAACCAACAGCCCGAAAAGCGAGGAACAACTTGAAGAGTTATACCGACCTATTGATGCTCCTGTCTTCAAACTGAAGCCGGAAGAATCAGAAATGATTAAGTATACTAATAATAACTTTCATGCATTGAAAATTACCTTCGCCAACGAGATAGGGAATATATGCAAAGAGTTAGGAGTTGATGGGCATAAAGTAATGGAAGTGGTAGCTCGGGATACAAAGCTAAATTTATCTCCCTACTATATGAAACCAGGGTTTGCCTTTGGTGGGTCATGCTTACCAAAAGATGTAAGAGGGTTAAATTACCGGGCACAATTATTAGATGTATCTACGCCACTGCTCAACAGTTTGCTACCAAGTAACACCTATCAGGTACAGCGAGGGCTACAAATGGTATATAATACCGGTAAAAAGAAGGTGGCTTTCTTAGGTTTTGCCTTTAAAGCGGGTACTGATGACTTGCGAGAAAGCCCAATGGTAGATATGATAGAAACGCTGCTGGGCAAGGGATACAGCTTGAGTTTATACGATAATAACATATCTTTATCCAAGCTGATGGGTAAAAATAAAGACTACCTGACTGGGCATATTCCGCATATTACCCGCCTGTTGAAAGACAATATCCAAGAGGTTATTAGTGATGCAGAAGTGATTATTATCGGAAATAAGTCTCCTGAGTTTAGAGAGGTTTTATCGGAAATCCGCCCTGATCAGATAGTTATTGATTTAGTTCGGATTGATAAGGAGAAAGTAACTAACGAAAATTATGTCGGAATTTGCTGGTAA
- a CDS encoding M48 family metallopeptidase, whose product MKRTLFSGALAIFFLISCSTVPLTGRRQLSLIPDSQINSLSFQNYQQVLNESRVVTGTEDARLVKSVGEKIAYAVEKYMAEKGLSDEIKGFRWEFTLIQEDVVNAWCMPGGKVAFYTGIMPICQNEEGVAVVMSHEIAHAIAEHGSERMSQQLAAQMGGTALSVALQSKPEATRRLANTAFGLGAQYGVLLPFGRTQESEADELGLYFMAMAGYNPEAAVPFWQRMAQQGGGQRPPEFLSTHPAPETRIRDIKQIIPKTRKYQGRYVR is encoded by the coding sequence ATGAAACGAACACTATTTTCAGGTGCGCTCGCTATATTTTTTCTAATATCTTGTTCTACCGTTCCACTTACCGGACGCAGACAACTTAGCTTAATCCCTGATTCACAAATTAATTCACTTAGTTTTCAGAACTATCAACAGGTATTAAATGAAAGTCGGGTAGTTACTGGTACTGAAGATGCCCGTCTGGTGAAAAGTGTAGGGGAAAAGATTGCCTATGCTGTGGAAAAATACATGGCTGAAAAAGGGCTTTCTGATGAAATTAAAGGGTTCCGGTGGGAATTTACTCTCATACAAGAAGATGTGGTAAATGCTTGGTGTATGCCTGGCGGTAAAGTAGCCTTCTACACGGGTATTATGCCGATTTGCCAAAATGAGGAGGGAGTAGCTGTGGTAATGTCGCACGAAATTGCTCATGCTATTGCCGAGCATGGTAGCGAACGAATGTCCCAACAGCTAGCAGCTCAAATGGGAGGAACCGCATTGTCAGTTGCCTTGCAAAGTAAGCCAGAGGCCACTCGTCGGCTAGCGAATACCGCATTTGGCTTAGGAGCGCAGTATGGTGTGTTACTACCTTTTGGGCGCACTCAAGAGTCTGAAGCTGATGAGCTAGGGCTGTATTTTATGGCAATGGCGGGTTACAATCCTGAAGCAGCAGTACCTTTCTGGCAGCGTATGGCTCAGCAAGGTGGTGGGCAACGCCCGCCTGAGTTTTTGTCAACGCACCCCGCCCCCGAAACTCGCATACGCGATATCAAGCAGATAATTCCGAAGACTAGAAAATATCAGGGAAGGTACGTGAGATAG
- a CDS encoding ribose-phosphate pyrophosphokinase, with amino-acid sequence MATVKIFSGSVTQKLATEIAHTYGKTLGEVTIDRFSDGELSTYFNESVRGCDVFLVQSTFAPTDNLMELLLMIDAAKRASAKYVTAVVPYFGYARQDRKDKPRVAIGAKLVANLFSAAAPNRLMTCDLHAGQIQGFFDFPVDHFSGSIIFVPYLQQISQENLIFASPDVGGVKRTRNFAQYFHTDMVICDKHRKRANEVAEMQVIGDVEGKDVVIVDDLVDTAGTLCKAAAVLKENGAQSVRAIATHAVLSGSAYKNIENSALEELVVTDTIPLKQHCSKIRVLTVAEMFASAIKKIHKYESISPLFISQSRF; translated from the coding sequence ATGGCCACCGTTAAAATCTTCTCTGGGTCTGTTACCCAAAAACTTGCTACGGAAATTGCCCATACCTACGGCAAAACACTCGGAGAAGTAACCATTGATCGCTTTAGCGACGGAGAGCTTTCTACTTACTTTAATGAGTCGGTGCGGGGTTGCGACGTTTTTTTGGTACAGTCTACTTTTGCTCCTACCGATAATCTAATGGAGCTTTTGCTTATGATCGATGCTGCTAAAAGAGCGAGTGCTAAGTACGTTACAGCAGTAGTGCCCTATTTTGGGTACGCCCGCCAAGATCGTAAAGATAAACCACGAGTGGCCATTGGAGCCAAATTAGTAGCTAATCTTTTTTCGGCGGCCGCTCCTAATCGGCTTATGACCTGCGACCTGCACGCTGGGCAGATTCAGGGCTTCTTTGATTTTCCGGTAGATCATTTTAGTGGTAGTATCATCTTTGTCCCCTACCTACAGCAGATTTCTCAAGAAAACCTGATTTTTGCTTCGCCCGATGTTGGTGGGGTAAAGCGCACCCGCAATTTTGCTCAGTATTTCCATACCGATATGGTTATTTGTGATAAGCATCGCAAACGAGCCAATGAGGTGGCCGAGATGCAGGTAATTGGTGATGTGGAAGGTAAGGATGTGGTGATTGTAGATGACTTGGTAGATACGGCAGGTACGCTGTGTAAAGCAGCGGCGGTACTTAAAGAAAATGGAGCCCAATCGGTACGCGCTATTGCCACCCACGCGGTACTTTCCGGCTCGGCCTACAAAAATATAGAGAATTCGGCACTGGAAGAACTAGTAGTAACCGATACCATTCCGCTGAAACAGCACTGTTCAAAAATCAGAGTACTGACTGTGGCCGAAATGTTTGCCAGCGCCATTAAGAAAATTCATAAATACGAATCAATTAGTCCTTTATTTATTTCTCAATCCAGATTTTAA
- a CDS encoding polysaccharide lyase 8 family protein — MKTFVVCPIRLGFFILFLSSQVIAQSDSAEIELLRQRLIDDALVEKGFLNRTNQYSVSDFENAVDHLRSLQSDGSWSDIDYQDRDNSWDPLQALNRILILTYAYSQSSNELYHNAEALAGIESALEYWYQVNPTCKNWYKNEIAKQFYFNVIALLLQDEISEELLQNIIRDLTPAPRMTGSNRTLLSISVLYRGVLEKNPKRIADGVAGVMQPIQITDNEGIQPDYSFHQHGAFLYNGGYGSRFLRETIWLASIVEGTQFTFTDAHLEILRNYYLKGTRWMLFRNVFDYNVRGRQVGRSEGFNPQAKRVIPQLDNFIKADPANAELYQESKQRILNKQPQAVQGNKHFWRSDYTVHHRDNYFISLKMCSKRTVGMEMDINTENLYGYYLPFGLTYIYRRGDEYEDVFPVWDWACLPGVTSPHHEFSSKGRSSQDVAFVGGVSDSTYGVSSMQLDMKNTQAKKSWFWFDSEWVALGVGIKSKNEHPIVTGVNQVRLVGDVFVDGNHFSSRNKTLENPGWVWHDSIGYVFPRQETMKLRTGEREGQLQKIFKLGADSIYRSNLFSLWFEHGLQPENETYEYAVVPNCNPEELAGYADDLPYQVVSNTSQVQAISHSDLRITGIVFHEQGRVSLADGLTILVNKPCLLLINQVKNTITVSDPTARLKQLEIKVNTASSRRVTQKIKLPQDQFAGSSVTVRIGG; from the coding sequence ATGAAAACATTCGTTGTCTGCCCGATTCGCTTAGGGTTTTTTATCCTTTTTCTATCTTCTCAAGTCATTGCCCAATCTGACTCGGCGGAGATAGAACTTTTAAGACAGAGACTTATTGATGATGCGCTGGTAGAGAAAGGTTTTTTGAACCGTACTAATCAGTACTCGGTATCTGATTTTGAAAATGCTGTTGATCATCTGCGTAGTCTTCAGTCTGATGGAAGTTGGTCAGATATTGATTATCAAGACCGTGATAATAGCTGGGATCCACTTCAGGCACTCAATCGAATTTTAATATTGACCTACGCCTATAGCCAGTCATCTAATGAATTGTACCATAATGCAGAGGCTCTTGCTGGAATAGAAAGTGCTTTAGAGTATTGGTACCAAGTAAATCCAACTTGTAAAAACTGGTACAAAAATGAAATAGCTAAACAGTTTTATTTCAATGTAATCGCTCTGCTACTTCAGGATGAAATTTCGGAAGAGTTGTTGCAGAACATCATTCGTGACCTAACGCCTGCTCCCCGAATGACCGGTTCTAATCGCACATTACTTTCTATTTCGGTGCTGTATCGGGGTGTGCTAGAAAAGAATCCAAAGCGAATTGCTGATGGAGTTGCCGGAGTAATGCAGCCGATACAGATTACGGATAACGAAGGAATACAGCCAGATTACAGTTTTCATCAACACGGAGCATTTCTGTACAACGGTGGCTATGGTAGCAGGTTCTTACGAGAGACCATCTGGTTAGCATCGATTGTGGAGGGAACTCAATTTACTTTCACTGATGCTCATCTGGAGATTCTGAGAAATTATTATCTAAAAGGAACCCGGTGGATGCTTTTTCGTAATGTTTTTGACTACAATGTACGCGGACGACAGGTGGGACGATCCGAGGGCTTCAATCCCCAAGCAAAGCGGGTTATTCCTCAGTTAGACAATTTTATAAAAGCTGATCCTGCTAACGCGGAGTTGTACCAGGAATCCAAGCAGCGAATTTTAAACAAGCAACCACAGGCAGTACAAGGTAATAAGCACTTTTGGCGTTCTGACTACACAGTTCATCATCGTGATAACTACTTCATTTCGCTGAAAATGTGCTCTAAGCGAACGGTGGGGATGGAAATGGATATTAATACCGAAAATCTTTACGGCTACTATCTACCGTTTGGTCTTACTTACATCTATCGGCGAGGCGATGAATACGAGGATGTTTTTCCGGTTTGGGATTGGGCCTGTCTGCCCGGGGTTACCAGTCCGCATCATGAGTTCAGCAGCAAAGGGCGATCCTCTCAGGATGTAGCCTTTGTAGGCGGAGTAAGTGACAGCACTTACGGAGTCTCATCGATGCAGTTAGACATGAAGAACACACAAGCGAAGAAATCCTGGTTTTGGTTTGATAGTGAGTGGGTAGCTTTGGGAGTAGGTATTAAGTCTAAAAATGAGCACCCAATTGTCACCGGAGTCAATCAAGTCCGATTGGTTGGGGATGTTTTCGTCGATGGAAACCATTTTTCCAGTAGAAATAAGACGTTAGAAAATCCGGGTTGGGTATGGCACGACAGTATCGGTTACGTATTTCCGAGGCAGGAAACAATGAAGTTGCGTACCGGAGAGCGAGAAGGTCAGTTACAAAAAATCTTTAAACTAGGGGCTGACTCAATTTACCGTTCCAACTTGTTTTCGCTGTGGTTTGAGCACGGGCTACAGCCCGAAAATGAAACTTACGAATACGCAGTAGTGCCTAACTGTAATCCCGAAGAATTGGCAGGTTATGCGGATGACTTACCCTATCAGGTTGTTTCCAACACTTCCCAAGTACAAGCAATCAGCCATTCTGATTTGAGAATCACCGGTATTGTTTTCCATGAACAAGGAAGAGTTTCACTAGCTGATGGGTTAACCATATTAGTAAACAAACCTTGTTTGTTGCTAATCAATCAGGTTAAAAATACAATTACCGTTAGCGACCCTACTGCTCGTTTGAAGCAGTTAGAAATAAAAGTCAACACTGCTTCTAGCCGGAGGGTTACCCAAAAAATAAAGCTTCCTCAGGATCAATTCGCAGGCAGTAGCGTCACGGTTAGGATAGGCGGATAG
- a CDS encoding glycosyltransferase family 4 protein — translation MSEFAGKHVLIVIENLPAPFDRRVWQEATTLKEEGADVSIICPKMKGYTKSFERIDGVDIHRHPLPAEGHGALGYLLEYSSALFWELILCIKIFLKKRFHVIHGCNPPDLIFLVALPFKLFGVKYVFDHHDINPELYIAKFNKRGFFYRSMLLFERLTFKAADYSIATNESYREIAIRRGGMNPNNVTVVRSGPSLKRLKLTEGNLAYKKGRNFLIGYVGVIGVQEGLDLLMDSIQYIVKKRQDVQVAIVGGGTALDEIQLLADEMGLSEYVDFYGRVSDEKLVDILNTCDVCVNPDKPTEMNNLSTMNKIMEYMALKKPIVQYDLKEGRASALEASLYAKNHDTIDFAKKIMWLFDNPREREQMAEYGYDRVLNELSWDYERENLINFYRTAFDVSCTPSAQPV, via the coding sequence ATGTCGGAATTTGCTGGTAAGCATGTATTAATCGTTATTGAAAACCTTCCTGCTCCCTTTGATCGAAGGGTTTGGCAGGAAGCAACCACACTGAAGGAGGAAGGGGCAGATGTATCAATTATCTGCCCCAAAATGAAAGGATACACTAAGTCTTTTGAGCGAATAGACGGTGTTGATATTCACCGCCATCCTTTGCCGGCTGAAGGTCATGGGGCATTGGGCTACCTTTTAGAGTATTCTTCGGCGCTTTTTTGGGAGCTGATTCTGTGTATCAAGATTTTTCTCAAAAAGCGATTTCATGTTATTCACGGGTGCAACCCACCTGACTTGATATTTTTAGTAGCTCTTCCGTTTAAACTTTTTGGGGTTAAGTATGTCTTTGATCACCACGATATTAATCCTGAGCTTTATATCGCAAAATTTAATAAGCGGGGTTTTTTTTATCGTAGTATGCTTCTCTTTGAAAGGCTTACTTTCAAAGCGGCCGACTATAGTATCGCTACTAACGAATCGTATCGGGAAATTGCGATTAGGCGAGGTGGTATGAATCCAAATAATGTTACGGTAGTGCGTAGTGGCCCGAGTCTAAAGCGGTTAAAGCTTACCGAAGGCAACCTTGCATATAAAAAAGGAAGAAATTTTCTGATTGGTTACGTAGGGGTTATTGGTGTTCAGGAAGGACTTGATCTACTAATGGACTCTATTCAATATATAGTAAAAAAGCGTCAAGATGTACAGGTTGCTATTGTAGGAGGGGGCACGGCACTAGATGAAATCCAGTTGCTGGCCGACGAGATGGGATTATCAGAATACGTAGATTTTTACGGTAGGGTGAGTGACGAAAAGTTAGTCGATATACTGAATACGTGTGATGTTTGCGTTAACCCAGATAAGCCTACCGAAATGAATAACTTGTCTACTATGAATAAAATCATGGAGTACATGGCTCTAAAAAAGCCAATTGTACAGTACGACTTGAAAGAAGGGCGGGCTTCGGCATTGGAGGCTTCACTGTACGCTAAGAATCATGATACCATTGATTTTGCCAAGAAAATTATGTGGTTGTTCGATAACCCGAGAGAAAGAGAGCAGATGGCTGAATACGGATACGACCGGGTGCTCAATGAACTATCTTGGGACTACGAGCGGGAAAATCTGATTAACTTCTATCGTACAGCATTTGATGTTTCGTGCACTCCTTCCGCTCAACCAGTGTAA
- a CDS encoding 50S ribosomal protein L25/general stress protein Ctc encodes MKTLEIIGYQRANLGKKESKRLREEGNVPCVLYGGDEQVHFYAPMILFRPLVYTDQAHFVTLNIEGAEKRCILQDIQFHPVNEMILHADFLELHEGKLVKMDIPVQLNGTAKGVAKGGKLMHKRHFLRVRALPKDMPDYIEVDVSDLDFGKSIKVKDVPKGNYEVIDNDAISVAVIEIPRALRGKSDDEEGEEGEVETEEAAEA; translated from the coding sequence ATGAAAACGTTAGAGATTATAGGGTATCAAAGAGCAAATCTCGGCAAAAAAGAGTCTAAGCGCCTGCGCGAAGAAGGAAACGTTCCTTGCGTGCTGTACGGTGGCGATGAGCAGGTTCATTTCTACGCTCCCATGATTCTTTTTCGCCCATTGGTTTATACCGACCAAGCACATTTCGTGACGCTGAATATTGAGGGAGCAGAGAAACGCTGTATTTTGCAGGATATTCAGTTCCACCCCGTGAACGAAATGATATTACACGCTGATTTTCTGGAGCTACACGAAGGGAAATTGGTCAAAATGGATATTCCAGTACAACTGAACGGAACCGCCAAGGGAGTTGCTAAAGGTGGAAAGTTAATGCATAAGCGACACTTTCTGCGCGTTAGAGCGCTCCCTAAGGATATGCCCGACTACATTGAGGTAGATGTCAGCGATCTTGACTTTGGCAAATCAATTAAAGTGAAGGATGTACCCAAAGGTAATTATGAGGTCATAGATAACGATGCTATCTCGGTAGCGGTGATTGAAATTCCTCGCGCGCTGCGTGGCAAATCAGACGATGAAGAAGGAGAAGAAGGTGAGGTTGAAACTGAAGAAGCCGCTGAAGCTTAA